GTGCAGATGAGACTCGATGAGCTGGGAATAGACCTATTTGAGGCTCACTACGATGATTAATAAGCGTATCGGACAGTCTATCCATTCACCTTGCAAGTCCGGCCGATTGCAGGGTTTAGGTATGTTGACAGAAGTTGGAACATGCCGGGCAGATGATGCAGGAGGGAAAGATGATTCATCCAGTCGGAATCTTACGTTCGGGTCCATTTTTAGAACcacccatcatcatcacagaCTTTTGCTGAGAGATGGCAAGGTAGCATTGGAATTTGGGCTCTTGTAGAACTGCAATTTTCAAGAGCATCCTATCGGTCTTCATCACTGTGTACTTTGTTTCTTTACGGACCCCGAGAGAATGTGTGCAAGTCTTAGATACCATGGTATGTAGTAGATTCCTCAATTTATGATTCAAACGGGCCCATTAGTTTCCATGAAGATGACAATCAAGTTCTAAAAATGAAATTTGTCGCCACAGTTCAAAGAACAGGAGTGTGTCAAAGTATCGATTCTTTCCTAGTAGCATTTACATGAATCGTAAACTGGACCAAGCCTCTCTCACATCCACCTGTGACTGTCTCCCTTCATACTGTTACTTCCCGATTAGCTCCGCTGCTGATGGTACTGACTTTGGACTCCTCATAGAACGCATTGTACACAACTCGCTCGGGAAAGTCAAGGGTTAAATGCTCATTTACGGAAACGAGAGCTCGCAGCGCTCTGGGGAGCAGGGTATCAGCGCTTATCGATGCAAGATATTGCTTAGGTAACATGGTTGGCATCCATGTTGGCATGCTTGATGGTTGTGATATGATTTTACTGTTAGTATGTTTTATAAAATCACGCAGCTTCTCTGCGCAACCCTGTCGACTCAAATGGCAGGTGCCTGGTCGTCCTCTCGTGCGAAAAGCAAACCCAGCTCAAAGATTCCGTCCTCCCCGGCTCTTTTGTGAAGAGAAACCCCGGGAAGATGTTTCAAGTGCAACGATCTCGCCCTAGGGTCTTTGCTCTTAGCTCTCGTTATAGGATGATTTCCTATTTAGGTCCACAGTTCCGCAGGGGCGGCATCACCGGTTGGTATGCGGGCTCCAGAAACGTCGAGAATTAGTACTCGCGATAGTCAGCCGTTGGGACCGTGGGTGGAGTAGATCGACATAGGACTACTGTACTCACTGGGCCATGAGTTGATTCATGTTGAAGCTGACTTTCTAGATCATTCTTGTCAAGTGATACTTGTTCTTGTGGAAATTCACCTCTAAGGCAAGGGTTAATTTCAGTCCATGACATTTCATTTATACCAACCGTCCACTCACTTCGAAACTGTAATTATGACTACTTAATATATTTATGCCGTGATCTGAGGAGTAGATCAAAGATTAGCCATTTTCAACTAGCGAACCTGGTTGAGTGAAACTTGAATCTAGGGTAGCGGTCATACGTAGCAGTCTTTCTTTATCACGGTAAAGGGACCAATATCGAAGTCTGCCAAATCGGTGACTTCTGCCATGATCGCTCTGCATCGAAAATTTTCTGAGCAGCTATTACTTGTGCGATTCTGCTAGCCTAGCTAGTTGATGCTGAGTTTGCTACTGAACTAACATCAATTTTGATACTAAGGTAGAAGCTGAATTGAAAGTGAATTTAATGCTGAATTTGAGCGTGATACTCCCGAGTCAACCATCCATTCGGTGGTGGGGTTCTTTTTGACTAAGGGCATAGTGAGATGGCGATCAGGGCGATCAGCAAGCTCGTATTAGATTGCTGTAAGACCATAGTAGTActcctcttcatcaatttGCATTGCCATATTTGCACCCGCgttgtcttcttcaaggtcTCTGTCATATGGCGAAGATTGGCTCTGAGGTAGGGTTTGGGATTGTGGCTTTTTGATGTGATGGTTGTCCTGTTCCCATCAACTTTTCCAATGGATAGTGGCATTGATGGGTTTTGATTCTGCTTCTGGGAGTTCTGGGTGCTCCctccattcttcttgattttgttgttgtacatTGTGGTCCGCCCCTCTGGCGCTTCTAATTCGAGATAGAATTACGAAGTTtgatgcttcttcttcttcttcttcttcttcttcttcttcttcttcttcttcttcttcttcttcttcttttcttcttcttcttcttcttcttcttcttcttcttcttcttcttcttcttcttcttcttcttcttcttcttcttcttcttcttcttcttcttcttcttcttcttcctctcccatcAACCTCATTCCTCAGAAGCATTTATTCCAGTACGTTAACCATCCACATCCTTCTGGTTCCCATGCATACGAGTACGATCTAATGTGGTCTGCAAGCTAACAAATGAGGGTTTtcacccaaaaaaagaaaaaaaaggctttCACATACAAAACGGCTTATAAAACTATCGCTATTTTACAGATTGTTATAAAACTTGTTACCATTATGACCTCCCCAGAGGACACGAAGCTAGTGCTGGAGTGGTTCCTCCAGCATTGGACAAAGTTGTTCAGCTTGTTCGTCCTCTTTGTGTTTACTGTTGTGTTCATCAAACGCCTAGTGTTCTGGGCCTTTGATGAAGAGTCTGAATACAAACGACACAGGAATATATATGCATCAAATCTCTGAATAATGAATACTAATCCTGTTGGGTTACAGCCAGACATTGGCTGGCGGAAATTCGGGTACAACCACATCCCTGCCTTCGACGCCCGAGCGAGTATACAAACTATCTCTCCCTGGAAAGACGACCATGGAATTACGGTTACTGATCATATTTTATGACAGAGAGCCGATGTAGAGGACCACCGGCAGGACCGTGAGGGCAATGAACTGGGCCGGGTGTGAGCCCGATAATCCAGAGCTCGCACCGCATCAACTACAGTCATGGCCGGACTCGCCGACTGGTAGACTGGACCGCGGTGTGGGCTTGGATCACTGGGCTCATGGATTGAGAGGGGATGTTTACGCTCGTTAAATTGCTTGCCAGACAAAGCTCTGTGATACTATTCTCACAAATCACACAATTGAATTTTCCGTCCAAGATCATCCATTACTGGACGTAAGCTCCGTATTTTGAGACCTTGAAGAAAAAGCCGAATTTGACAGTCTTGTCTGAGAAATACGCCTACGATCATACAATCGATGACCGAGATGAGATTTATTCACCCCCAAAGCAGCATTCATCGCATTACCTGAGGACGTAGCAGTACACGGGCCGCGGGTTGATCTCCCGAGTTCAAGCTCGAGGCTGCGACATCACGATGCAAACAAGTTAAACTTCCCTCCGCGGCACCCACGTCGAGGCCTTGCATCATCCAGACCCTCGAACTTTGATCTTTGAATCGATTCACTTCGTGCCCCGGGAAAGAGGCAAGTCGTTTTCCGGTTGATCTCCTTTCTCAGTGCCGAGGGAATCGTCGCGAATTCTCTGATCTTGCCACTATGGCAAGCCAGTCAGCCccgatggaggagatcatcTGGAGGTCACCACAGCATGTACAGATGATGGGAGGGTACCTCCACTCCAACAACAGTAGGTGAAATCCCCCGAACGCGTTCTGGGAGTGAAACCTGATCATCTTCTGTTCCAGTTCTCTTCTACTTTGCCGAGTCGCCCTTCTTCGACCCTCAGTCCAACAACGGTACCCTGGCGACGCAAGCAACCTACAATGAGTCCCTTCGGCATGTGGTCGAGACGCGCGCCACGTTCGAGGGCAAATTAAAGCAAATGCAAGGATTGGAGTTTCTCGTCTCGTTTGATCCGCTCGAGGCTGCGGCACGTTCGAATCCGAACCGCTTCGATTTTGAGCCGAACAACATCTGGGTGATTCGCAAGCAAGAACGGCGGAAGCGAAGTGGGATGGAGGACGAGGTCACTGTGCTCGCGACCTACTTTGTTGTTGGAGACACCGTCTACATGGCCCCCTCCGTGGCGAGTATTGTGGGGAATCGAATTGTGAGTCAAGAATCTGCTCTGTCCTTTGAGGGAGCTTGGATCGCTCTGCGTGTGAATGGGGTACTCATATGTTGAGTTGTTTCTAGCTCACGGCGGTCACATCCATCTCCCGACTCATGAAGACAGCATCGACCCTACCAATCTTCACTCCTTCCACCGGCCACACATATCTGCCTCCAACAGCGCGCACGACGGAATCCGGTCAGCAGCCCTCCCAGCCCAGTAAGGAGAATACACCCATGCCCGATGCCCCACAACCGTCCGTGGCCGAGACGCAGATCTCAGGCAAGGCTAGCCTCGGAGTTTCCACGGGCAGCTCCAGCTACCAAGATATCCGGAACCTGGCCGAGGCCTTCCGCCTGTTCAACCAATACGGCGATGAATTCATGGACGAACACCCTCTGACCGGCGAGCCCGGCTCTTTCATTCTATCACGGGCTGGTGAGACGGATCGTCCCGCTGGCGCTGCCGCAAAGGTTGCCTCCAAAGCCTCTCTGGGCACGGGGGTGAACACCCCGGCTGGAATCCGGGCACGATCGACCACTCCCCAAGTCCGAATCGACACGCCTGGAAAACTCTCGGACAAGGGCAACACTCCTCCGAGCTCGGTCGAGAATAAacttaaaaagaaaaaaggtcGTGTTGTGAGTTGATTTGCTCGATTTAGATGATACCCAGTGCTGCGTTATGGTACACAGCACATGCCGATAGAGATAATCGAACACCTGGAGATGATTACTATCCTCCTGCAGACCCCACAGATCTTGAACATTGAAGTTTTCAATATACTTCCGATCATCAGTTGGGCTGGATGTGTGATTGAGGACGTCTGGTCCTCGATTTGGGGTTTGGCGGGTACCAGGATAACAGAGCGAGGGTGCTACGCTTGGTTGTTGTGCTATCCTGCCTCTACGACTTCGGTCCGTAGCTTGTGCTGATCAGACCCGCTGGACTGTACATGTGACTGATGAGGGACCGAATTTCCCCAAAAGACTTGACTGTAATTCCAACCCACCAATTTTCATCAATTGTGGTAAGCCGTGCTCAAGACGTGATCTGCGAGTGGACACTTTCCCGCATTGAATGAAGCCTCGTGGGATCGACCCGCCATTCGATTCAAATTTCAGCCGAAATGGAATCAACTCTACGGAAATGAGGTCTGAGGAGGAAAACTTCATGGGTCATGCCTTGAGACCCAACAGCTCAGCCAAGGTCAACACGTGGCCACCAAGCTCTGTGAATAGCAAGACCCCAGGCGTAAGCCTCAAAAGCTAGATGAGCACAAAGTCGAAAGTTTATTCCAGCCTCTGGGCTAAGATCAAGTAAGCCGTCAAATGTACCCCTACAATCCCGTGGGTGATCGCGCTCCAGTACTGTAAGCCTTCAGCCTGATCTGTGCCTACCCAAGTACTTCACCACATAATTTCTGCAGTAGGGCCAGGACTGTCTTACCCTCCACCTGGCTGCGTCTTCAGTCAGCCTCCGTCGATAATCTGACTTTCGTCCTGTCGATCACGACCACGGTAAAAGTGAAAGAGTAGTAAGCGCATGGATCTCACGATATCCCTACCTCCTCCTTACATGGTGTATCTCATTGGAAACCAAATTCATGATTGACTAAGCTCCTATTCACCCTCTTCAATCCTAATTTTCAGCCCACCGAAATGCAACAAGTGATGTCACTGAATAGCTTCAGCAACAAATCACCACATGCAGCACATCGCATGGGCCCAAGACGAGAGAGTAAGTGGCCCGAGCCGTTATCTTATCGCTGTGGGTCCggttcctcttcccctcgaTTGCTCTCCGCAGATTGCAAGTGCCCTTTGTCCCTTGTTCTGTTGCCACGTCAAAGAACCACAGCATTATTCTATCTCTTGGGTCTTCCCAGCATATAAAGCGAGGAACATATTCATCTTGCATTCATTCTCTTCTGAAAAGAGCAAATTCCTATACACAATGGCCGAGGACAAGCCTGCTGTGATCTGTGTCTTGTGAGTCAACCTCCATACTGTAGTTGCCTACCAATCGGCTATATACATCCGACTCCCATGGATACCACCTTCAACTTTGATGGTTTGTCCCGTCTGGGCCTAGGATGAGACATGCTTCAAAAGCAAATGTGCTGCCTGATCCATTGACTGACGGTGATTCCCGGGAACCCAAACAGTTGTGGCGCCACGCCCGGCAAAGATCCCATTCATCTCGAAGCCGCCCGCGCTCTTGCCTACGAGTTTCACAAACACAACATTCGCCTGGTCTATGGCGGGGGTACCACCGGATTGATGGGAGAAGTCGCCAAGACCCTCGTTTCGTTATCCGGCCCCAAGGCCGTCCATGGCGTAATTCCTCGAGCGCTCGTCAAGGTTTCCGTCAAGGGCGTCGAGGATCCCACGGCGCACAGCAAGGCCAACGGTCACTCCAATGGCGAAAATGTCGGCAAGACCGCAGAGCGTGAAGTGTCCGAGGCCATTGAGGGCGAGGAGATTCCCGAGTCTGAATACGGTGTGACGACTATCGTTCGGGACATGCACTCGCGCAAGCGGATGATGGCCGAGCTCGTCATGGAGGGCGGGCCTGGCTCGGGATTCGTCTCGTTGGCGGGTGGATT
This genomic window from Penicillium oxalicum strain HP7-1 chromosome III, whole genome shotgun sequence contains:
- a CDS encoding Mediator of RNA polymerase II transcription subunit 6, which produces MASQSAPMEEIIWRSPQHVQMMGGYLHSNNILFYFAESPFFDPQSNNGTLATQATYNESLRHVVETRATFEGKLKQMQGLEFLVSFDPLEAAARSNPNRFDFEPNNIWVIRKQERRKRSGMEDEVTVLATYFVVGDTVYMAPSVASIVGNRILTAVTSISRLMKTASTLPIFTPSTGHTYLPPTARTTESGQQPSQPSKENTPMPDAPQPSVAETQISGKASLGVSTGSSSYQDIRNLAEAFRLFNQYGDEFMDEHPLTGEPGSFILSRAGETDRPAGAAAKVASKASLGTGVNTPAGIRARSTTPQVRIDTPGKLSDKGNTPPSSVENKLKKKKGRVVS
- a CDS encoding Bifunctional cytokinin biosynthesis protein, which gives rise to MAEDKPAVICVFCGATPGKDPIHLEAARALAYEFHKHNIRLVYGGGTTGLMGEVAKTLVSLSGPKAVHGVIPRALVKVSVKGVEDPTAHSKANGHSNGENVGKTAEREVSEAIEGEEIPESEYGVTTIVRDMHSRKRMMAELVMEGGPGSGFVSLAGGFGTIEEVMEMTTWNQLGIHRVGVILLNINGYWDGLLAWVRNAVQNGFISSENGSILAEARTVEEVVPKLLQYQCSTDRFQLNWGEE